ggagagttaccttatttttctctgcctaaacctgaaagattcccaactatttacattttctcttttaaattaaactgctagttACTTAAAAGCTACTGGCAATtgtcactaacaatttactccagcctccgaatggtttaaagagaataacccttaaaactcacccacttaccaaactcacaaatgccactctacgctgctgcactttcttcatatgtcagtcctaccatcccgggaatcagtctggtgaaccttcgctgcactccctcaatagcaagaatatccttcctcagattaggagaccataagtgaagaatggccacttgggtgagttaCCAGCGGGCTAGAACTGTATCATGGCAAGGAGTCACCACTTTCAGTTGTGGAGGAATGAAAGTCATATGAATTCCATCTAATGCCTTTGTTAATTCCACCTTAGGTTCCAAGGGGAATCTGTCACAGCGTAAGGTGCCTCTCACTATTAGCCTGATGCTTCTTGGACCATCTGCAGTAATGGCTGTTTATTATATGCTGCTACAGACCTACGTTTTGAGGCTGGAAGTGACTATCAACGCAATACTATTAGTGTTTTACGTCTTTGAACTGGTTCTGTGCACTGTGGGTTTGATAAGATTTTCAAGGTGAGGAGAACAACATGTTGTTGTAGATTTTGAGATGTTAGTCATTATTAAATGCTTGTAccaaccaggttgattccggggatgagggagttgacttatgaggaaaggttgagtaggttgggcctctactcattggaattcagaagaatgagaggtaatcttatcgaaacgtataagattatgagggagcttgataaggtggatgcagagaggatgcttccattgataggggagactagaactagagggcatgatcttagaataaggggccgcccatttaaaactgtgatgaggaggaatttcttctctgagggttgtaaatctgtgaaagtctctgccccagagagatgtggaggctgggacattgaatatatttaaggcggagatagacagatttttgagcgataagggagaaaagggttatggggagcagacaaggaagtagagctgagtccatgatcagatcagccatgatcttattgaatggcggagcaggctcgagaggccgtatgcctactcctgttcctatttcttatgttcttatgtaccttatTTGCATTTGATTGTGTAAATCTCACTAATATAAATTCCGATACAGTTTTGAAGGTGACTTTGAAATTTGAAGCTTTCCTCCATAATTTGAACCCCTTTCACCCTTCCCTCTTGTAAAAATGCTGATTCTTGCTGGATTACATCGCCGTGGCCAGTGGCAAGCCTCTGGTAACTCATTCAAGTGACCAATCTTCATATGTGAGTCTGGACAGTAGGTGTCAACAGGCTATTTGTCTTTGACAGACATCACAACTGAgtccaaatctgtccttgcccaacATTCCAGCAGGGAATACTGGATAGTAATCAGACGTGGGAACCCTGGCTATTTTTTTTCCTGTTCTAGACCTGCTGCCCCAGTTGAAATAAGCTAACTTGGCACTGAGCAGAATTGGATTTAAGACCTTCTGGTTTATGTAGCTCAATACCAAATCATATTGTGCATTGAGCCATCTCAAAAGCAAGCTTTCTTTAACTGTTGAAAAACCTATGTAAAGAGCTGCGGGTCACAGTGCCACACAATACCAAGACTGACGATTgtatggggagcagacgctcaaaccctccgtactGTAGCATTcgtcctggtgtactctacagcggagtactactctcgggcatggctatcaagtccgcatgccaaatccgttgatgtccagctgaattctactaagagaattatcaccggtacgcttttattgacaccaacaccttggctgcctgtgCCTGCAAACATCGCATCACCACACCTtcgccgcgaatatgcagtctccagagaatacaaccgctacaccagcaaagacatgctgatccaggccgacttgaacaacctattaccaacctgtctcaaatctaggaggctattttggaccgtcgccgaagtcCTTCAGGGATCTCCCTtcggccttgatgaccgatggcgaaatgcttggaagaactgacatacggaatggattccttatagcagaccccacagtacaacctgaaggatcaacccTTCTTtgcaaacagtgggcaaccatctACCTCCTCAGAAttggtcatggtcgatgctgcccccttctccatcggtggaagattaaagcatccccatcatgcgactgtggagctcctaatcagaccctggagcacatcattgagcactgccctcggagggaattcgcaggcagcctacaaaatATCCACGCCGTTACACTAGATATCctacttggatattgacatttgattttctTTGCTACTACGGTACAAAAGAAGAAGAACTGATGGTAGTATTGGTAATTGTGGCATTTGGCTTTCTAAAGCTTGTATATTATAATGGAGGCAGCATGTTCTACAGTTTTGAGGTCCTGAGAAGACTGAGGTAGATTAGGAAACTGCAATATATTTTTATTTCAAAACTGAGAATGCAAGGAAGAGGAAGAACGAGAAGGTTAAGTAAAGAAAAAATCTTGAATTTATAAAGCATTACAAGTATAGTATGATTTTCTTGAAAAGTAAAccttcctctacactgttccatcagacCACGTAGATGCAGAGTAACGGTAAGAGAGCAAGATAAAATTCATAAGGCTAGATTTTGgccgactttgcgactgggttttcgccgcgatttgaccctccgcggcgaaaacccggttggtGGGATCCTCGGTGATctctttgcggcggcgctttcaCGTACCGCCGGGGACAGCTGCTTTGATGTGCAACGACGCAAATTGCTTTTGTGTCGCACTTTCGGCGCTCTCGGGACCTGTACTCCACACCCAGAATAAGTATgacgacctgcaaaaaggtaagttaaattttttattttttaattattttgcagcgatttaaTAGGTAATGTTTTGTGAAATTTTTTTTGTTTGCAATTTTGTTGTttttgtaccccccccccccccccccaccaggacactCTCTCAGCGCTACCGGCCTCGGATTAAAATTGCCGAAACTTgcggtttgtgccgcgaatcctcgtgcaacgtcgATTTTACCGGTAGTGCAGCGAAAACTGTAGTTTTGGCGTAAAATTACCGTTTTCAcacaaacccgaaaatccagcccgttatACAAATATAAGAGCAGGACAAGATGATCAGAGCCATTAAGCTTGTTCCATCCAATGGACAGTGTAACCTTGCACACTgaacatcgccgagagcatgcagaaatcaagcgcaggcagcggaaagagcatgcggcaaacctgtcccaccctccccttccctcaacgactatctgtcccacctgtgacagggtctgtggctctcgtaatggactgttcagccacctaagaactcatttttagagtggaagcaagtctttctcaattccgagggactgcctaatgatgACCCTCCAGTAATGATATCTTCAGGCAAACACAAAAAAGATCGAAAAAATACCTGTGGGCAGTTCACACAAAACTCTGGGAAATTGTATCTCTAATTCCTTAATGCAATCAAGGAGTTTAGAGTTGCCCATGATGATTTACAATCTAAACTAACTAAACACTTACCCCATACAGCTGACGATGTTTTCTTGCCTAAGGAACATGTCCAGTGCCCTTTTAAAGAACAGCTATTCCATACTCACCACATACTGTAGAAATTTGTTCCAGAGAACAATAACTGAGAATCTAACCTAACTCTTTGTCTGTGTTTATTATAAGTTATTACCTCTAGTCCTACCACACTCTTTCAATTTATTAAAAACATAATTTCCATTATTATTTTTATAaatttctaatttttttaatttaattttgtttTCTTAGTGTGCGTCTCAGTGACTGAGAATCTGAAGAAGTGGAAAATGCCTCATCACCGATGAACTGTTTCTCTACACTGGTTGCTAGATAATTGTAGCGCATTTTATGGTGTCTTTGTAAGTGGCTACCTTAAGGATAACATTTCCAATATTTTATACAGTTATATCTTTAGCACTGGATTGTGGGTTTTTGCTCAATAATTTCTTTTGTAAGTACTGTATGTTATATTCTATTTTTTTGTTCTCCTGTCTGACAACAGAAGTGGAAAGATGGTTTAGATGGCAAAGGCACTTTTGAGGGCAGTCTGGAGACATCCTTCTCTCTGGTTTCTTCTTGAACATTAATGTAATATTTACTGAAATGACTTTCCCTAATTCTGCCCCAGTCTCAATTGCTCCCTTTTTTCTCATGTCTTCTGAAGGCGGTGACTCATGCAGGGGTCTGGTTAAATATCTATACTTCATTGGTGAGCCTCGACAGTGAGTGTTGATAATCCCAGATGGAGTCTCAGCTGTGGAAGGCATCAAAACCAAGTCTGAGTTAGTCCACAGTCAAATCCGTACACATGCACACTTTCTTGCAAGTGTCACAAGATGGTAATCAGGAACAGCAAACCTGGCTGATTTTCTCTTCACTATCCTGAGGACATTGACGTCAAATGAAATACGTAATACCGCTGCCCGCTGAGATtgcttaactcagcacagaccagagatcaGATCTTTCTGGTTTCTATGGCTTAGTATCATATCATGCAATGTATTGAACTGTCATTGGATCCCATCTAAAACATTGTATTTAATACACTAGTGGATCTTTCCTCACATTGCTCATGGTAAATTGTAGGATACACTATTTGAGAAGGATAGGAGCGTTATATCGGGTAATGCACAATGCTTAAGGAAAATGTGTGTAACTTGGTCTGTCCCTTGAGATATGTTTGAACAACCAAATGCCAAGTGACTTTCTACCTTGCTGCGTGCCTCTGTTGTGTTCTGAGTTCATTCAACAAGTTTCCTGCATGGGACAATCTGGCTCCTGACCTGGTTCACGTTGGTGAAGCCACTGTCCTTGCACAATGCTACCCGCATCCACTGCAACAATTGTGCTGATCCCAAACTCTGTGTTCCATTTTCATCTTGGCCACTAGTAACTGCACCAGCTAACaatattttaacattttaaatCATTGACCAACTGCTTTGCACTGCAATGGCACTAAAACTCCAACTTCTTTTACACCTGTCCAAAATAGACGCCACACTTTGGTACAGGATGCTGCTTTTGCTTCGAAAATACAGCCCTACCATGAATGTGGGCACTTAGAAACTGATTGCCCCCGCATCGGATATGGGTGTACCAGCATCAGATTCACAAAAAGCAGCGAGATTGGTCATATTACTACATTATAATCCTCACTTTCCATCAGTAATACTTACGAACACACTGAGTTACGGTACTGACCCAAGTTCCTTCTGCCATCTTTGGTGGTTTGCTCATAATCAAATGCCCTAATCAGTTATCATACCCTTCCTTAAAGTTTGGGTTAAGGCTAGATTGGATGAAATTATTTAGTAAAAAGTTATGGGCTGTATCAACTGGACTCCCCTTCACTGGTTTCATGGTGGATGCTCACTCTGCCAACTTGAGCAGACACTGATGCTGTTTCTCTTTTTCTTAATGTTTGTCTTGTGCTGATCATTTTAATCCTCTTCATACTTGTGCTGATGCACCTTTTTGTCCTCACGTCTGCGCCACATCTCCTTGTACCCATGCCTTTTATTTTCCTCCTCTATTGCCAGTCTATGTATTTCAACTTTATGTCGCTGTTAGCTTTCCTCCACTAATGAGTCAATTCTAACTCCCTGGCCACATCTTTCTGAACTCTTGTACTCCAAGTAACATCCAAGTTTGCTTCTGATAATTTACTTTGACAAAAAATGAATACATCCGGTTTGGTCTGCATATGATATTCATCCCACTTTAGCTGCCATCAGTTGATAGGGTTTGGGTTTCTCTCAATAATTTAACTTGTGTTCACAGCAAATAGCAATAAGCAGGACAAATGTTCCCATGAATGGAATCAGCACCTTTGTGGCAGAGTTAATGTGCCTATGATTAAGAATTACCATTTAATTGTGTTATCAGCCAAAATGTGGTAAATACTCCACAGTCAGATTTATCCTGTTCATGTAAAGTCATATTTAAAAATATAATCCAGAAATTCTTGTTACAGACACATTGTGTGTTTATGTAGAAAGCTGTTTTTGTTAGGTACATCCTAAGGCCGATAGAGGGCATTTTGAGTTGCTGGGAAGTTTCTTTGAAACCAGCAGGAAATTATTTTGTTTATACTTTTTTTTAAAGCGTGATAGAAATTTGTATGTGTGACTAGAAACTTTTATTTATATTCTATTTATATATTATTATTCCTTTCTCATCAAAACATCCTAATTGTATGTGTGGGAAGGAGTGTAGTTTTATATCTATTAGCAGATTATCTAACGTGCCAATTTTATATTATGTTTGTATTAGCATTTTTTAAACTGTCCATTAAAGGAACTTGCAACACAGCAAAATTAAACTTTATTTTTTTATAAAATCTAAGCTTttgtttttaattacattttttttaaatcagtgtaACACAACCTGGTGCTGGACTAACAGATATTATAGAGTTGTATGATGTACACTCAGGAATCTGTTTATAGTGTGATGTAGTGCAAATAAATTATttgtaaaaatgtgtttttttcatCACTAATGAAAAGTTATGAGCTGCCGTATCCTGAGGGAGATACCATAACAACACGTGGAGGCAACCTGTTCCTTTTTTCTACATTTTTTATTGCAGAAAATCTGAAATACACACATTTAGTGGGATACATAAATAGCTTGCACTGTGACATATACATGTTGAATGGTGTGCTCTGAACCTGTACTGCTGCCAGAAACTATATGCACACTGTGTTGGAATGCACTCAGCAAGGAGGGTATGGGTGAGCCACACAAGTGGCTGTCTGATCTGTCAAATTCTATCACCCGGATGTCTTGTGTGTGTTTCTGGGAAAAATCATTTCACAAGGGAATGCATGCACACAAATGGGGAAGCTACAACTTTGATGGAACCGTCGAGATTCAAAGAGATAGCACATAATTCCACCCGTTGCATGTCAACATCTCCTTTCTCCTACTCAAGTTAAGCATCTCACATTGAACTAGTCACTCTGTGCTTAGCTCTTCATTTTCTTACCCTAATACTCCTTAATGCTTGCAGCTGAATCCCACCTGTCCATTGTTAGTCCTCACACCAAAACAACTCTGAGGTTTAGTAACCTGCTTCCTGTGGCGGCTGACAGATCTTTGTTGGTTTCACTGGCAGTTTACTTTCCAAGTTTCAAACGGTTTGGTGGAACCAACAACGGTCAGTTAGCGGGGACTGGAAACAGTAGAGGGATGAAGCAAATATGGGGGTAAGAAGCCACAGGCCTGGAGAAAGTTAGTGGCACGGCAGAGATAGGAGGGAAAGGCAGCAGAGGCAGGAAGAGATGGAAGGTGGGGGGAGAGGCAAGGAGAAGAAATCGTGATCTTGAGAGGGATTAAGGCccaaaaatattttttacatttagCAGAGGAGTCAGCAGGTGGGCAATCAATGGGAAAGCTGGAAAAGGAATTCTTGCtttcaaagtttaaaaaataaaagTTTGCAAATGAAGTCTACTTGTAGTGAAACCTCGATTAGATACATGGGAGACAATGTGCAAAGAGTAACAGTGTCATCTATGGTGGGAGGACTGAATGGTAAGTATGTATAGTTTTATGTATAGTGTTAGCAAGCATGGGAAAGCATCATGCAGACATGACTAAATCATTGCACAGGAAGTAAGTGTGATACGCACAAGGAGTCAAAATCTAGCCAGTACTGAAAAGTTTATCCTGATTTTTTCAATGTGATAACAGTACATCCTAGAACAGTGGATAGCAGAAGCTGCTGCTATAATAACATGGAGATTGAAAATTAATGGAATAAGATTTCTTACAAGCTTGAGGGACTGATCAGCCTCCTCCTGGTTCTATGTCATCAGATCAAACGACTGAATGGCCTGTTAGTGTtcctggggatggggggtgggtggtgagtgggactagctgaggtgcttttgcagagagcaggcacagaCTCAACCAGCCGAATGGCCTTctaccgtgctgtaaccattctatgattctatgaactgggaacttaaatcacagCAAGAAGTCTTTATTTTTGCATTATAAACAATTGCAACAGGAAAATTAAATTCACATTAATCAACACAAAGCACATGCATCACTACTTACTGACAACAATGAAAGATTACGGACATTGCAACAGAATTCAGCAGTGAATTAGTAAATTAATATAGCACTGGTAACCACTGAATCAACACATTAATTTCCTGGTGTTTGCCGCTCTATAAATAAGTACACTGCAGTGTACTAGAACATAAATGGACAAACAGCAAAAATTATTAATGAATTAACATAGCAGTGGATACCAGCAAATAATTGGATAAGTGGGCAGCGACAAGTGAATAAATTGATCATTCAGCAGGCATACCAAGAAATCAATAACTTAACAGAGTAGCACGCACACCAAACAAATCATTAAATTATTGGATAATTTGGCACTAGTGCATTAATATTTCCTGCCTATCTTTATTGCCTCTACTGCTACTCCATAGCAACAAACTGACTTGTCAGTTTCACTGGGAGATTACTTTTCAAAGAATTTGCAGATTATTTGCTGACTTTAAAGATAAGTTTAAAATAATAAAAAGTTTCCAACACTTGAGGTAAAAGAAGGATTTTGATTTAAGACACATGGGGGTCGGAATTCGGTTGCTAGCGCCAGCTGATAACGTCAGGATTAGGCGTAAGCTGGGCGGCTGTGGGTTGTCGGCGCTAGGTCCTGGTGATGCCTGGCACGAAATTGGGTTTAATGTCCTGTCAGCTaacaccatggaaatcatgacatcacCTCGTGTACAATGCTTCCTTGGCGCCGGTGTAGCCAGATTCATTTGCCACCTCACTTACCAGCTGGCGGCGATGACGTCTGAACAAGGCGGGGAAATGAATCCAGGGCGTTATTTACAAGGAATTGCAGCCAGCCCAGAGAGCTCGCGGTGCGTGCTGCGTTGGCTGCTCACACAGTTCAAAGGTGCTGACGTCCTGCGGCTACTGACTCCTAAGCTCCAGAACTAGCATTTCGGAGACGTtgttggcttgcatcctagggtcttaagagaagtagcggcagggatagtggatttaccaaaattctctggattctggggaggtcccagcagattggaaaagtgcaaatgtaacacccctatttaaaaaaggaggcagcaaaaagcaggaaattatagaccagttagcctaacaactggttggaaaaatgttggagtccattattaaagaagcagtagtgggacatttggaaaagcataattcggtcaggcagagtcagcatggatttatgaaggggaagtcatgtttgacaaatttgctggaattctttgaggatgtaacgaacagggtggataaaggggaaccagtggatgtggtgtatttggacttccagaaggcatttgacaaggggcacataaaaggttactgcacaagataaaagttcatgggttgggggtaatatattggcatggatagaggattagctaacgaacaaaaaacagagagttgggataaatggttcattctctggttggcaatcagtaattagtggggtgccgcagggatcaatgcgggaccccaactatttacaatctatgttaacgacttggaagaatggaccgagtgtaacgtagccaagtttgctgacgatacaaagatgggaggaaaagcaatgtgtgaggaggacacaaaaattctgcaacagtatataggctaagtgagtgggcaaaaatttggcagatggagtataatgttggaaagtgtgaggtcatgcactttggcagaaaaaaaatcaaagagcaagttattatttaaatagagaaggattgcaaagtgctgcagtacagtgggacctgggggtacttgtgcatgaaacacaaaaggctagtatgcaggtacagcaagtgatcaggaaggccaatggaatcttggcctttattgcaaagggtttggagtataaaagcagggaagtcttgctacagttatacagggtattggtgaggccacacctggaatactgcgtgcagttttagtttccatatttatgaaaggatatacttgctttggaggcagttcagagaaggttcaccaggttgattcccgagatgagggggttgacctatgaggaaaggttgagtaggttgagcctcattggaattcagaagattgagaggtgatcttatcgaaaagtataagattatgagggagcttgactaagtggatgcagagagaatgtatccactgatgggggagactagaactagggggcataatcttagaataaggggcctcccatttaaatctgagatgcaaaatttcttctctcggagggttgtaaatctgtggaacttgctgcctcagagagctgtggaagctgggacatagaataaatttaagacagagatagacagtttcttaactgataaggggataaggggttatggggagcgggcaggaaagtggacctgagtccatgatcggatcagccatgatcgtattaaatggcggagtaggcttgaggggccatatggcctactcctgctcctaattatgttcttatgtaagatcgaATACACTTGGAACTAGCATATAGCTGTTACCTCTGCAAATTTATGGAGACAGTAATAGCACACCAAGTTGTCCTGCGGCGAAGACTTGAAAGGCGCCAGTTGCAAAGACGGCTGATGGCCAATGTGAATGCTCGCCACAGGAGAGACCCCAGACGGCGGGGCAGAAGGCTGTATAGTTTCAGGGTTTTCCGTCagcattattcttaccttgagttgtccgaggggcagtacataAGAAGGCTGAAGTTCTGCAAGGAGGTGGTGacggagctctgccatctcctgcatttATTCAATAtgccatacctggcagctgacatcagcaATAGGGCCTCACTGTCAATGGCCGTGATTGTGACagtagccctcaacttctatgctaccggctccttccagtctcttgtaggcgatatatgcaacatctcacagtttgcagtacattgctgcattcgccaggtgaccaacaCTCTACAGCAAACTAATTACTACATCAAGTTCAGTATGtccagggaagaccaggatgagcacACCCGttactttgccaggatagtgggcttccccagggttcagggggccattgattgtacgcatgtggcattgcgggcccTGCCGCTAGATGGAGAGGTGTATCGGAATCACAAGGCATACCactcaacgtacagctggtctgtgatcacaggcagatgatcctcgctgttaaTGCCCACTATCTTGGcatctgccacgatgccttcatcctgcgggagatcaCTGTGCCATGACTGTTCCAGCCACCGCACAAAGGCCGTGGCTGGTTACTCGGCGACAAAAGATATGATCTTGCCACCTGgcaatgacacccctccgcaatcccaccacccttGTTGAGCAACACTACAACATCAGCCATATCGCAACTTGGgccattatagagcaaactatctGGGTCCTgaagtagcgtttctgctgccttgaccactctggagggcCATTGCAGTACTCATCTGATAGAGTTGCCATGATCAccgtgatctgctgcatgctgcacaacctggccattatgaggggacagCCATTACCAGCGGGGATGGATGACCCACCTCAGGCAGACGACGACGATGAGGAGTAAgatgaggagcttcagccaaggaggaggcagcctgacactgctgcggctggaagggctgctcatcagagactcgtcacccatcgattccagtgaatgatgCAATGAGTGGCGAATTGCCAGCCTTGTACACCTCGGCATCTTCTAAACATATCGTTCCCCACCCTGCAACCCTCCGTGTACATAAATAGCAGCACAAAATGTGAAGGATCTAACCTTTGTTTATTTTACACATAAATGATGGTGTGttgaaaacaagcacaagacaacGCTTTCATCCCTAACAAATAATCATACTCACGAGACTCCTTCAAACATTCTCAATGATATCCAAGTGaaactattgacatcagttcattttccaacaaggtagccatctctgttgactatcaagcaattgtttgctgggtcatacaagtgcaactagttatATGAGTTCAAATCTTAACAAGGTGAGGATCTGTGGCCACCTCCCACAGGTCTTGAATTGGTCTTATAGAGTGCTTtacctccccttcccttctcccccctcccatgccgactgctcctcctcaatggggtctcagggcctgcagcaaggttggtagtcggttgctgacttggagccGCAGCCACACAAGATGGCCTAGTAGGACGACCctgaccagctcgggccctggaaggtcCGGCTGTGGACTgcctcacctcagcatgggcggcagcactcagttgtggatgggttgcagagagcggcaggtgcaaaggtggaatAATGTTGCCCTGAGAGAGGACATCGCGTTTCAACAGGCCCGACACGCTgctactcccctggggcagagcctcatcatctgcagcaatctgggagagcacagattgctgccctggttCGGCAAGGTTAGGTCCCCGTGGAACTGATGGGGGCCCAGACAGGATTGCAGCGGTCAGTGCGTCCGTGGAATTAAGTTGCCTCTGCATTAAGactgactgcgactgcagcacaccacagagctgattgatgtcaGCGCGCACTGATGACattacagtctgcaggcctacaatTGCATTGGCCTGGTGCTCAATAAACACTGCAATGTCTGTCACAGccagtgccaccatgtctgggaccccatggtcactggttgcatccaacatccattgatATCTACCAAAGATGGGTTCATGGGCTACTGAGAGACATGAGCAatagttgaggtggactcctccatcctcacagccagTGCAGCGAGACTCTgtggcacccttgctagtgcacccagcagatcgctgtgcaactgcagggtttgtcttgcgacaacctctagttccagtgtgctgctgagcatcactcaggcgcgcactcacctcggggagctggcccccaggctttccctcccccgtggcattgctggaggccggtgggtcccggagcatcacccacctccgcctCCCCCACCACTCCTTCATCaacaaagctgctggccccgctctcagaTACCGCTGGTTCCTGCATTAAATCAAAtgaggtgtcctcctcctcctcggcagcaTCTCTACCAGTGGAAGGCTCATGTGAAGGCCCCGTTgcatctggttgatcatctgaaagcacaaacacatagaagactggttacctgcaggggagggggccaggagccgtaaaggcattcgagaatgccagtctcatggaaagagctgaaggattgtgg
This genomic window from Pristiophorus japonicus isolate sPriJap1 chromosome 14, sPriJap1.hap1, whole genome shotgun sequence contains:
- the tmem216 gene encoding transmembrane protein 216 isoform X3, with protein sequence MARGKPPPILSLTQLEILLLLNSWYYAMYFVIEILLFIYKSLLLPYTSANLALDLVMLFLYLGVEILRIYFGSKGNLSQRKVPLTISLMLLGPSAVMAVYYMLLQTYVLRLEVTINAILLVFYVFELVLCTVGLIRFSSVRLSD
- the tmem216 gene encoding transmembrane protein 216 isoform X5; the encoded protein is MYFVIEILLFIYKSLLLPYTSANLALDLVMLFLYLGVEILRIYFGSKGNLSQRKVPLTISLMLLGPSAVMAVYYMLLQTYVLRLEVTINAILLVFYVFELVLCTVGLIRFSSVRLSD
- the tmem216 gene encoding transmembrane protein 216 isoform X4 is translated as MKCPKVLHETKFDTKPHMEILGQVERGLLLPYTSANLALDLVMLFLYLGVEILRIYFGSKGNLSQRKVPLTISLMLLGPSAVMAVYYMLLQTYVLRLEVTINAILLVFYVFELVLCTVGLIRFSSVRLSD